A section of the Cuniculiplasma divulgatum genome encodes:
- a CDS encoding M20/M25/M40 family metallo-hydrolase, which translates to MNDEMKSQLEKYSEFLRMPSISAQHSHIRETAEFLSDLLDDNGIGSEIMETDGHPVVFGNYDAGKKKTLLVYNHYDVQPVDPVDEWTVDPFSAELRGDRIYARGSSDNKGTLMARIFGILKAIRENKLNVNLKFLYEGEEEIGSPSLEKFVEKHREILKSDYVIMEGSTVGIDGRPVISLGVKGLVYAELRETIASSDMHSSNAAIVPNAAWNIVLALAELYDGKKVRIPDFYEKVKPLSQKEKTILSRYPFDVREYMESFGLKYLKYENRQDIVEALFGNPTFNIDGILSGYTQEGSKTVTPRKAMVKVDFRLVPDQNPHEIFGLLERSLRDTGFEGEIVPMGLEYPVRTSPDSGLARAMIESARKVYGKDPIVMVNSPGTQPMALFTRNLGIKEAVSAIGVGDQRSGAHAPNESVDVDNFFRAIEHTCAFLEELT; encoded by the coding sequence ATGAATGACGAGATGAAATCCCAACTTGAAAAATATTCAGAGTTCCTCAGGATGCCATCCATATCGGCACAACATAGCCATATAAGGGAGACAGCAGAATTCCTGTCAGATCTGCTTGATGACAACGGAATAGGCTCTGAGATAATGGAAACAGATGGACATCCAGTTGTATTTGGAAACTATGATGCGGGAAAGAAGAAAACTCTTCTTGTCTACAACCACTATGATGTGCAGCCTGTGGATCCCGTGGATGAGTGGACAGTTGACCCATTTTCAGCAGAATTGAGGGGAGATCGAATATACGCCAGGGGATCATCCGACAACAAGGGCACGCTTATGGCAAGGATTTTCGGTATTCTCAAGGCTATCAGGGAGAACAAACTCAATGTGAACCTGAAGTTCCTGTATGAGGGGGAAGAAGAGATTGGGAGCCCCTCACTGGAAAAGTTCGTGGAGAAGCATCGAGAAATTCTGAAGAGTGATTATGTAATAATGGAGGGCAGCACTGTAGGCATTGACGGAAGGCCGGTCATTTCCCTTGGCGTAAAGGGGCTCGTTTATGCAGAACTGAGGGAAACGATTGCCTCCTCAGACATGCATTCATCCAATGCAGCCATAGTTCCAAACGCTGCATGGAATATTGTGCTGGCACTGGCAGAACTATATGACGGCAAGAAAGTCAGAATCCCAGATTTTTATGAAAAAGTCAAACCACTCTCTCAGAAGGAGAAGACCATACTCTCCAGGTATCCCTTCGATGTCAGGGAATACATGGAATCATTCGGACTTAAATATCTGAAATATGAAAACAGGCAGGATATTGTAGAGGCTCTCTTTGGAAATCCAACCTTCAACATAGACGGCATATTATCCGGGTACACCCAGGAGGGAAGCAAAACGGTCACGCCAAGGAAAGCCATGGTCAAGGTTGATTTCAGGCTGGTTCCAGATCAGAATCCCCATGAGATTTTCGGGCTCCTGGAGAGGTCATTGAGGGATACTGGATTCGAAGGAGAAATTGTCCCCATGGGTCTTGAATATCCTGTGAGAACCTCTCCGGACTCTGGTCTTGCCAGAGCCATGATTGAGTCTGCCAGAAAGGTTTACGGAAAAGATCCCATTGTGATGGTCAACAGCCCAGGGACGCAACCCATGGCACTTTTTACAAGGAATCTTGGGATTAAGGAGGCCGTGAGTGCCATAGGCGTCGGAGATCAACGCTCCGGGGCACACGCACCGAATGAAAGTGTGGACGTAGATAATTTTTTCAGGGCCATAGAACATACCTGCGCCTTCCTGGAGGAACTGACCTGA
- a CDS encoding amidohydrolase family protein gives MRQVVRGKYIFDGEKLLQDNEIVVENGIIVETGTSLRGDKLVDLGDSFIMPGMTDAHIHLSGAESGNLVMEYFTVDGRDRLLRTVPWLAKLLKSGFTSVRDCGEGNSIYLRNAVNRGIITGPDISAAGTPLSQTFGHGEFSHVTPVDLSEQMGLAEICDGVDECIKSTRNVLRTGSDFIKIFSTGGVLSQRDRPDHEQFTVEEIRSIVREAEKAGTYVAAHAHGDRGARNAVEGGVRTLEHGTLVGSDTLKLMARKGVSMTPTLAIQELIVRHGRELGINEWGMEKIKEVREGIAKVVPEAMRLGVNILCGTDLGFITGKEIDIGKNWMEMILMTEICGLTNEEALRTSTGNVSRIGLKQGRIMKGFPANIVSIDGNPVEDIKDLSRVKHVFHRGVEIN, from the coding sequence ATGAGACAGGTTGTCAGGGGAAAATATATTTTCGACGGGGAAAAACTGTTGCAGGACAATGAAATTGTTGTTGAAAACGGTATAATAGTGGAGACTGGGACAAGCCTGAGAGGAGACAAGCTCGTTGATCTGGGCGATTCTTTCATAATGCCCGGCATGACAGACGCCCACATCCACCTGAGCGGTGCCGAATCAGGAAATCTTGTAATGGAGTACTTCACGGTGGATGGAAGAGACAGGCTTCTTCGAACTGTACCATGGCTTGCAAAACTTCTCAAATCCGGCTTCACATCTGTGCGAGACTGTGGCGAAGGCAATTCAATATATCTGAGGAATGCGGTAAATAGGGGGATAATTACTGGCCCGGACATATCTGCAGCCGGAACTCCTCTGAGTCAGACATTCGGCCATGGGGAATTCTCCCACGTTACACCGGTTGATCTGAGTGAACAGATGGGGCTAGCTGAAATATGCGACGGCGTGGATGAGTGCATAAAGTCCACTAGAAACGTCCTCAGAACTGGATCTGACTTCATCAAGATATTTTCCACAGGTGGAGTACTGTCTCAGAGGGATAGGCCGGATCATGAGCAGTTCACTGTCGAGGAGATAAGGAGTATTGTCAGGGAAGCTGAAAAGGCTGGAACTTATGTGGCTGCCCACGCACACGGCGACAGAGGCGCAAGAAATGCAGTTGAGGGAGGAGTAAGGACACTGGAGCATGGAACTCTTGTTGGAAGTGACACTCTGAAGCTCATGGCCAGGAAGGGAGTGTCCATGACACCAACTCTTGCAATACAGGAACTTATCGTGAGGCATGGAAGGGAACTTGGAATCAATGAATGGGGCATGGAGAAGATAAAGGAAGTCAGGGAGGGGATTGCAAAGGTTGTCCCGGAAGCAATGAGACTTGGAGTCAACATTCTCTGCGGCACGGATCTTGGGTTTATCACAGGTAAGGAAATAGATATTGGCAAGAACTGGATGGAAATGATTCTGATGACCGAGATATGTGGCCTGACAAATGAAGAGGCCCTCAGGACTTCAACAGGAAACGTCAGCAGAATAGGGCTTAAACAGGGGAGAATAATGAAAGGATTCCCTGCCAATATTGTGTCCATTGATGGGAATCCAGTTGAAGACATCAAAGATCTCAGCAGAGTGAAACATGTTTTCCACAGGGGGGTTGAGATAAATTGA
- a CDS encoding helix-turn-helix domain-containing protein — MRPFTPSARHEAIIEGLSQGQSIRKIAASLDLNPSTIMRDIAQMAKRGYIVKQLRSNQVLYSILPMGMELMQHPLRENLTGGSINATPRESDMKIRLHRLQIKFDLVSPIKDPSVIKFQDFPSKIIPLEHWSKNIIQFEDFTAIISTKSLIITGVQRYLKASDNIEAQESDIMSEIIPFAEQVESKIRRIHSSFRLKRLDRGVLSGKIISREFAYEHHPIAEKAKTMRIDAQDGKPRIIVDQSKGFPELETVHRDTASEDMEMLTRNTEVLAAADLTQALKAIRESAPIILEQSKLFATTQDQISQLASSLQQVIGILGGMVR, encoded by the coding sequence ATGAGGCCCTTCACACCATCCGCGAGGCATGAGGCCATTATCGAGGGGCTCTCACAGGGTCAGTCAATCAGAAAAATAGCGGCCTCGCTTGACCTTAATCCATCTACCATTATGAGAGATATAGCCCAGATGGCGAAAAGGGGATATATTGTAAAGCAGCTTCGCTCTAATCAGGTTCTCTATTCAATTCTGCCAATGGGCATGGAATTAATGCAACACCCCCTGAGGGAAAACCTCACGGGGGGGTCCATTAATGCAACACCCCGTGAGAGTGACATGAAGATCCGCCTTCATCGCCTCCAGATCAAGTTCGACCTGGTGAGTCCCATAAAGGACCCATCGGTGATAAAGTTCCAGGACTTCCCAAGCAAGATCATACCGCTCGAGCACTGGTCCAAGAACATCATCCAGTTTGAGGACTTTACGGCAATCATCAGCACGAAATCGCTGATAATAACCGGGGTCCAGCGCTACCTGAAGGCCTCCGATAACATAGAGGCCCAGGAATCAGACATAATGTCCGAGATAATCCCATTCGCTGAACAGGTGGAATCGAAAATCAGGAGGATCCACAGTTCATTCAGGTTAAAACGTCTGGACAGAGGCGTTCTATCCGGCAAAATAATATCACGTGAATTCGCTTATGAGCATCATCCCATAGCGGAGAAGGCCAAAACAATGAGGATAGATGCACAGGACGGAAAGCCAAGGATAATAGTGGACCAGTCTAAGGGATTTCCCGAGCTGGAAACGGTCCACAGGGACACAGCATCCGAAGATATGGAAATGCTCACCAGGAACACTGAGGTCCTTGCAGCAGCAGACCTCACGCAGGCCCTTAAGGCGATCAGGGAGTCAGCCCCAATTATCCTGGAGCAGTCCAAGCTATTTGCCACCACCCAGGACCAGATCTCTCAGCTGGCCTCCTCTCTGCAGCAGGTCATCGGAATCCTTGGAGGGATGGTAAGATGA
- a CDS encoding DUF5131 family protein translates to MNKTGISWTDLTWNPVSGCSKVSPGCQNCYAEAWSHRWGRPFDVTLHPEKLKEVKRIPSGSKVFVNSMSDLFHERVPYTFIWGVMKAIESRPDVIFQILTKRPERIAEYFYSMSTHPKFGNGGDHEVYVIPPNVWLGVSVEMSLYYAERVAELLELGTQGIHAGKFFVSFEPLLGDIGPIKFSNGFDKVDWIIIGGESGPHHRPMQIEWARNIVRQAKDQGVAVWMKQLGGIRPGGELEDFPEDLRIREFPAIASKESEE, encoded by the coding sequence ATGAACAAGACAGGGATAAGCTGGACTGATCTGACATGGAACCCGGTAAGCGGGTGCTCAAAGGTGAGTCCGGGCTGCCAGAATTGCTATGCCGAGGCGTGGTCGCACAGGTGGGGCAGGCCATTCGATGTTACATTGCATCCTGAGAAGCTCAAAGAAGTTAAGAGAATCCCATCAGGGAGCAAGGTATTCGTCAATTCTATGTCGGATCTGTTCCATGAGAGGGTGCCTTATACGTTTATATGGGGTGTAATGAAAGCAATTGAGAGCCGCCCTGATGTCATTTTCCAGATTCTTACGAAGCGCCCAGAGAGGATTGCGGAATACTTCTACAGTATGAGTACCCATCCTAAATTTGGCAATGGTGGCGACCATGAGGTCTACGTGATCCCGCCCAATGTCTGGCTTGGCGTCAGTGTTGAAATGAGTTTGTATTACGCTGAGAGGGTTGCAGAGCTTCTTGAACTTGGGACTCAGGGAATACATGCGGGCAAATTCTTCGTTTCTTTTGAGCCTCTCCTTGGGGATATTGGTCCTATAAAATTCAGCAATGGCTTCGATAAGGTTGACTGGATCATCATCGGGGGAGAGTCAGGCCCTCATCACCGTCCCATGCAAATTGAATGGGCACGCAACATCGTCAGGCAGGCAAAGGATCAGGGCGTTGCCGTATGGATGAAGCAGCTTGGTGGCATAAGGCCCGGTGGCGAACTTGAGGACTTCCCAGAGGACCTGAGGATAAGGGAATTTCCGGCAATTGCCAGTAAGGAGAGTGAGGAGTAA